The DNA segment TGGGAGCGTGGAGGCATCATGATGTGATCCCCTGGGATGACGACCTGGACGTTGCCTTTCCCCGTGAGAAACTGCCTGAACTGATTGCAGCTGCGGCGGAAAGTGGTTGGAAGTTTTGCCGGTTGGGACCTTTTCTTGCCAAGATTTGGAATCCCAGCCTTGCCTTGTACCATACGAATCATCCGTGGACATGGCCATTCGCTGACATCACGCTCTACGATGAAACTTCCACGACGATAATCGTCGAGTACATGTATCATCGCAAGTTTGCCGTTGTTGAAAAATCAGACGTGCTGCCTTTACAGGACATCCCGTTTGGTCCGCTGCAACTTCCTGTTCCCAGGTCGCCCGAATTGCTGCTTAACCAGGTTTACCCCTACTGGAACAGCCAGCCCTCCTCCAGTGACTATGGCCATCGCATGGAACGCTCGTATGACGAGCCATCGGAGCGGCGCCGGATCGCAGACTTGGCGAAAGATTTTCAGATGTTCAATGTCGATGTCAGTGATTCGGATGCGACTTTAGTGGAGGTCTGCCATGGGGAGCACCCTCAATGGGCAGGGCCCGTCCACTTCTTTTCCGATGGGCGGATGTGCCGACCGAACAGCGACGAAGGGCGATATGAAAAAATCGGAGATCACGGAATGGTTCTCTTTTGGGATCAGTGGGAACCAGAGATTCTCATCCGCAAGGATTCGACCTCCCCGTATCGTGACCCCACAAAACCTTTCTTTCTGCAGGCGAGATAAGGTTCGCTGTTCAATGTCGATTTTTTGGGGGAGCCTAAAAGCGACCTGTCCCTGAGAAAGACAAGCGGTTAAGCTGAACACTGGTCTAATAGGTCTTTTGTGACGTCGATATTAATGAACCGTATTCTCTCGCTGCTACTGATTCCTTTGTTCATGCTGGGGCACATTTTGCCTCATTCGCATGCTGGGGTTGGTGTGGATGAAGCGCACGGGGACGCATATCGTCCGCATATTCATGTGTCTTCTGGGCATCATGACGGACACAACCATCATGCCGCTGGCGAACATCATCATGCCGGTGATCATACTGCACCAGAGAGCGCACCGGCTTCGGCGACTCTGGTTCTAACGGCTCCCGTTGATCATGATTTTGGGGCGATTTATATCGCCGATACGGACTGGACGACAATCCGTACAACCGCTGCTCCAACGGTCGCATCGGTTCCAAGTGTTTGGGGCTCGCTTGCTTTCTCGCTTGACCTTGATTCATGCTCGATAGGCAGGTGGGACGAACCGGTCGATCACTACGGCAGGCTACCGATCTATCTTCTCACTGCGTCGCTTCGGTTGTAGCAGGCCGGTTCACCGATTCACGGCTATCTAGATGCCGCGTATCTGTATCGGTGATTTTACCTTTCTAGGTTTTTCCTTGAGACATCTTGAACGTTCGCGTTTGCGCGCCCGGTTCATCGATGCGCGATGGGTGTTGCATGCTTTTTCGGACAGGACTCGTAAAATGAATCGATTGGTTTCGATTGCCAGATCATTGCTAGGGCCGGTGATTGTGCTCGCCGTTTTGTTTGCGGGGTGGACGTACCGCGAGCAGTTGTTTCCGCAACAAGAAACAGCCGAAGCGACGGATGATAATCCGAGGAAGGCGTCGGTGGAAAAACAAACGGTGCTTGAGATCAGCGAGCAGGCTCGTAGGAACCTTGCACTGGTCTCCAAAGCGGCGCGTCCGCAATCTTACTGGCGGACGATCGTGATTCCGGGGGAAGTTGCGGATCGACCGGGGCTTTCGGATCGCGGTGTCACCTCGCCAGCGGTCGGAGTCGTCACGGCGATTCATGCCTTTCCCGGCGATACGATGCGACCGGGGGAACCACTGTTTTCGATCCGTTTGTTCAGCGAATATCTGCAAGCCACTCAGACTCAGTTGTTCAAAGCACGGCAGGAAACCGTCATTGTCCAAGCCGAAATCGATCGCTTGGCGGCAGCCGTTCGTACGGGGGCCGTGTCGGGGGCCAAAACGATTGAATTGCAAAGCGAAATTAGTCGCCAAAACACATTGATACAAGCGGCGCGGCAAGAGCTGTTGACGCGTGGCCTGACACCCCAGCAAGTCCAACAGATCGAAGCGGGGACGTTTGTCTCGACCGTCGAAGTTGTCGCGCCACCGGTGCGTGATTTCGATAAGTTCACCGATGTTCAGCCTGTCGAAAAAATTCAACAGGTTCATCAGGTCAGCGAATTGGTGCAGGAGGTGCCGATTGCATATGAGGTTCAGGAATTAGCTGTCGAACTTGGGCAGCAGGTGCAAGCGGGGCAATTACTTGCGAATCTTTCCAATCACCAAATGCTTTATATCGTCGGTCACGCTTTTAAGAGAGAGGCGACGTTTCTTGAACTGGCAGCACAGGAACGACGCCCCGTCGAAATTGAGTTCGCCGAAGATGACCAGGGCGGTTGGCCAGAACTGCAGCAGACCTTCAAAATTCGACATCTATCGAATTCGATCGATACGAACAGTCGGACGTTTGATTTCTACGTCCCGTTGTCAAATCAATCCCGATCGTATGGCGACGAAGGGCGTGTTTTCCTTGTCTGGCGTTTTCGCCCAGGACAACGTGCTCGGATTCATGTCCCGGTCGAAAAGTTCGATAACGTGTTTGTGCTGCCTGCCGAGGCCGTCGTGCGAGAGGGGCCCGAGGCATACGTATTTCGCCAGAACGGCGATCTGTTTAAGCAGATTCCTGTTCATGTTCTGCACGAGGACCGGCGATCGGTTGTGCTTGCCAATGATGGCGGCATCACTGCGGGAGCTTTCCTGGCACAGAATTCGGCGGCTTCGCTGAATCGGGTCTTAAAGTCACAGTCCACTGGCGGACAAGAACCCGGGGTGCATGTGCATGCCGATGGCACCACCCATGCGGCCCACTAAGGAAAACCAATCATGCTGGATGCAATCATTAAGTTCTCGCTGCGATATCGCATGCTGGTCGTCGTGGTCAGTCTGTTTGTGCTGGTCTACGGATCGTATCTGGCGACGCAGATGTCGATTGACGTTTTCCCCGACCTGGATCGTCCTCGTGTTGTCATCATTACCGAAGCTCCTGGATTAGCAACGGAGGAAGTCGAAACACTGGTGACGCAGCCGATTGAGATTGCTCTGATGGGAGCCAATGGGGTTCAGGCAGTTCGCAGTCAATCGACAGCCGGGTTGAATGTGATCTATATCGAATTCGATTGGTCCACCGAAATTCGTGCGGCTCGCCAAACCGTGCAAGAACGCTTGTCGACACTTGAAGGTATTTTGCCGGATGGAATTCGACCGCAGATGACTCCTCCTTCTTCGATCATGGGGCAGATTATTGTCGCGGGGATTTACCGGCAAAGGGGGCCTGGCGGTGGACGATTGGTTCAGGTCGGCAATACGGAAATGATGGCCGAAATGGTCCGCGCTGGAAAAAAGAACATGCAGTTCGCCATTTGGAATCCAGGCGATCGCCATGATTTCGCAAGCTGGAAGAAAGTTTCAACACAGGAAATTCAGTGGGAACAGGATCCCAGTACTGACGCTCGGCTCCAAAAGTCCACCGTCGGAACCGCTGCAATCCGAATCGATGGGAAAACTTACGACGCTTATTTTTACAGCGACGCAAAACAGCAGCTGGAACTGCGAACCGTCGCGGACTGGATCATTCGTCCGCGGTTGTTGAAAGTAACCGGAGTGGCCGAGGTCTTTATGCTTGGCGGAGATCGCAAGCAGTACCAGATTCTGATCGATCCCACTGCATTGCTCGAATACGATGTCACCGTGCAGGACGTCGAACAGGCACTGCGATCCAGTAACATCAATACCAGCGGCGGCTTCGCCGTTACGGGGGAAACCGAGCGGCCGATTCGTATTCTAGGACGGTTGGGGCCAGAGTCACGCGTTGTGATCGAAGACCTGAAGAAAGTCCCCGTCGGTAACCATCCGAAACGTGCCGTTTTGCTGGAACAGGTTGCTCGAGTCATCGAGGGGCCGCAGATCAAGCGTGGTGACGGCAGCGTCGATGGGCATCCTGGTATCGTTTTCACAACCGTCAAACAGCCTCATGTCGATACACGCGAACTGAGTGACGCAATTGCAGCAGCGTTTGACGAAGTCGAAGCATCCCTGCCCGCCGATATCGTTGTCAATTCGGAACTGTTTCGACTGAGGAACTTTATTGACCGGGGTATCTTTAATGTTGCCGAAGCGCTTGCGATCGGAGCGGTGCTGGTCATCATCGTGCTGTTTTTGTTCCTGCTGAACTTTCGCACGACTTTTATAACGTTAACCGCAATCCCGCTATCGCTTGTCCTGACCACTCTGACTTTTCGTGTGATCGGTTGGCTAAGTGGTAGTGAACTGTCAATCAATGTGATGACGTTGGGCGGGATCGCCGTGGCGATGGGCGAATTAGTCGACGACGCAATTGTCGATGTGGAAAATATCTTTCGACGGCTTAAACAGAACAATCGCCTGCCGCTTGAAAAGCAGAAGTCACCCCTACTGATTACTTTTGAAGCGAGCAAAGAGATTCGGACTTCGATCGTGTTTGGAACCGCGGTTGTGATCCTTTCTTTCATGCCTCTGTTTGCTTTGTCAGGCGTGGAAGGTCGCTTGTTTTCGCCGCTGGGGTTCGCCTATATCGTTTCGATCCTTTCGTCATTTGTCGTGTCGATGACCGTCACGCCGGTCCTTTCTTACTACCTGCTACCGAATTCGCGTGCGACGCACCATGAAGGAGACGGCTTTCTGTTGCATGGGTTAAAGGCGATCGTGACCCACATGATCCGCCTAAGTATGGCGATGCCGCGAACGCTGTTTGTGTTGACATGGTTGGCCGTTGCATTGGCTGCGTGGCAAATGTCGATGTTAGGGCGAAACTTTTTGCCTCCTTTTGATGAAGGAAGCATTCAGGTAAACGTGACGCTGCCGCCGGGGTCATCCTTGGATGCTTCCAATGAAGTTTCGGGGGCGATTGATTTGGTCTTTCAATCGATGCAAAAAAACGCTGATAATCCGACGGGGGAAATTTTGCATTTCGTTCGTCGTACGGGGCGCGCTGAAATGGACGAGCATGCTTCTCCGGTGAACTTTGGCGAATACATTCTTAGTATGAATCCCGAATCGCCGACCGAACGGGAGCAGATTCTGGCGACCCTTCGTGAAAAAATTAGTGACGAAGCTCCTGGAGTGGACATCGAAGTCGAACAGCCATTGGCCCACTTGATCAGCCATATGATCTCGGGCGTTTACGCTCAGATTGCGATCAAGATTCACGGCGACGACCTGGATACCCTGCAGCGTGTCGCCGAGCAGGTTAAAGCGACCATTCAGGACGTGCCAGGAATCACGCCGCCGATCGTGGAACCCATTCAAGAGACGCCTGAGCTGCACATCGCACTTCGCGCTGACGATCTAGCGTTGCATGGAGTGACTCGCCAGTATGTCGCAGACGTTTTGCAGACGGCGTTACAGGGGGAGGTCGTTTCTCAAGTCTTGGAAGGCCAGCGGCGGTTCGATTTACTCGTCCGTCTGGAGGAAGAGTATCGCACGGATTATGCAAACCTGGATCGGCTTCGAATCGATTTGCCCGACCGTGAGGGGCAACCAGATCGAGGACAGATCGAACTTCGTGAAGTCGCGGATGTCGGGGTCGGAACCGGACCGAATTCGATCAATCGCGAAAACGCACGCCGCCGGATCGTGATTCGCTGTAACACCGAAGGCCGCGATTTAGCGGGCGCCGTCAATGATATTAAGAACCGTATTGGTAACCAGGTTGAAATGCCGGTAGGCTATTTCATTGAATATGGAGGCCAATTCGAAAGCCAGCAACGGGCGACGCGAATGATAGTTGTGTTGGCCGGAGTTTCGGTGATCGGGATGTTTGTGGTGCTGTTGATCTTGTTTCCCTCGATTCGCATTGTGCTGCAAATCTTAAATGCACTTCCCACAGCGTTTATCGGCGGCGTGATGGCACTGGTGATCACCCAGCAAAGTCTGACGGTGGCAAGTCTGGTTGGGTTCATCTCGCTTGGGGGCATCGCGGTACGCAACGGTATCTTGTTGGTGACTCACTACTTTCACCTAATGAAAGAAGAAGGAGAGGACTTTACAGAGGAAATGGTTTTGCGAGGCAGTCTGGAAAGGCTTGCACCTGTGTTGATGACCGCGTTGACAGCCGGTATCGGTCTCATACCACTTGTGCTGGGTGGGCAAGAGCCGGGGCGTGAAATTTTGTATCCCGTCGCCACCGTAATCCTCGGCGGGCTTGCAACATCGACCTTCTGTGAATTTCTGATTCACCCAGGATTCTTCTGGAAATTCTCTGGCAAGGATGCCGCTCGACTTGCCACGCTTGAAACGGAGGATGATGAATTTGGAATGAAATAGGCCAACCGTCGTACCGTCACTATTTTGTCTTTGCCTGCGTCAGAAATTGTCTGCCGAACACTTAAGGAATTTTTAATGAAACTCTCTGCCATCACATGCTCGATCATTTTTTGTGGGCTCATCGGATTCACTGGTTGTAAAAAGCAAGAGGAACCCAAAGCGGATCCGGCGGGCTCCGGTTCTGCAGCGTCTGAGGAAGGAAGCCATGTTCATGCCGATGGAACCGCACACGCTGCCCATGATGGGCACATGGCAGGCCCGCACGGCGGCACTGTGGTCGATTGGGGTGGCGGAGAGTACCACGTCGAATTTACCGTCGATCACGATAAACAAGAAGCGACTGTCTATATCCTCGGATCGGACGAAAAGTCCCCGGTCCTGGTCGACACTAAATCGATCGATCTGAGTATCAGTGATCCTGTCCTACAGCTCACGCTCGCCGCGGCCCCTCAGGAAGGAGACCCCGCAGGTGAAACGTCGCGGTTCGTCGGCACTCACGAGAAACTTTCTGTCGTCAAAGAGTACTCGGGAACAATTGTTGGCGTCATCGACGGAACCCCGTTCTCCGGTGATTTTGAAGAGGAAGCCCATGACGATGGCGAGCATGCACATTCGCACGCTGGGGATGATGCATTGGTCTGGGAAGGCGAGCCAAAGAAGCATTCCGGGTTGCTGATTCAGCTTGGGCACCACGGACAACATCTGCACGCAGGTGAAGAAGTCGAGCCCGCCGTATCGATTGTCCGCGGCGGAAAACCTGTCGCCGACGCCAAAGTCTTTAATGCCTTGGTAAGTGCGGATGGTGAAACCGTTTTGGCAAAAGAAGTCGCCACCGTTTACGAACCGGCCACGAAGGCGGAACCGGCTCACTACGCACAAGGAGCCCTCGCAATTCCCGCTGGAGTCGCAAAAGTCATCCTCCGCTACCGCATCGTCGTCGCGGATGGCGAGCCCGTAACATTCGACGTCCCAGTGGACGTTGAATAGGTCTTGCTACGCTCTGCCCAGCGTAGTTGCGTCATCACCGTAGCTACCGTCGCCAGACGGTGGTTCCGGCTGGATGATTGTCACGATGGGCACCACCTCATCAGGCCTTGGCGAAAGAATCCCTCGATTGCCAAACGCAAAAGAGCCCACGGTCCATGACCGTGGGCTCTTGTTCTGAAGTTAACCGTTCGAAGCACTTGGGGAGAAAAGCCTTCGAGGGAGCGTTTAACGCAACAGAGTCAACGAGAAGACAGGGCCAGCTAGGGCCACGTCGACATCTTCGGGATCGATGCCTGGCACTACGCTTAAGCTGCTGTATTGTTGGTGCTCGAAACCGACTGCTGCGACCATTTTGACACCGCGACCAAGATTGCGGCTGTAGTCCAGTCCCAAACGCATTTCGGTGATGGGCACGACAGAGTTGTCGATGGAGTTCGCCGGTGCGTTCATTTTGCCGTACAGTGCGCTATAGCGAGCTCCGGCATAGAAGCC comes from the Roseimaritima multifibrata genome and includes:
- a CDS encoding LicD family protein, which produces MNDQEKQALYNVVSECGRLLDSLGHPWWLSHGTLLGAWRHHDVIPWDDDLDVAFPREKLPELIAAAAESGWKFCRLGPFLAKIWNPSLALYHTNHPWTWPFADITLYDETSTTIIVEYMYHRKFAVVEKSDVLPLQDIPFGPLQLPVPRSPELLLNQVYPYWNSQPSSSDYGHRMERSYDEPSERRRIADLAKDFQMFNVDVSDSDATLVEVCHGEHPQWAGPVHFFSDGRMCRPNSDEGRYEKIGDHGMVLFWDQWEPEILIRKDSTSPYRDPTKPFFLQAR
- a CDS encoding efflux RND transporter periplasmic adaptor subunit, translated to MNRLVSIARSLLGPVIVLAVLFAGWTYREQLFPQQETAEATDDNPRKASVEKQTVLEISEQARRNLALVSKAARPQSYWRTIVIPGEVADRPGLSDRGVTSPAVGVVTAIHAFPGDTMRPGEPLFSIRLFSEYLQATQTQLFKARQETVIVQAEIDRLAAAVRTGAVSGAKTIELQSEISRQNTLIQAARQELLTRGLTPQQVQQIEAGTFVSTVEVVAPPVRDFDKFTDVQPVEKIQQVHQVSELVQEVPIAYEVQELAVELGQQVQAGQLLANLSNHQMLYIVGHAFKREATFLELAAQERRPVEIEFAEDDQGGWPELQQTFKIRHLSNSIDTNSRTFDFYVPLSNQSRSYGDEGRVFLVWRFRPGQRARIHVPVEKFDNVFVLPAEAVVREGPEAYVFRQNGDLFKQIPVHVLHEDRRSVVLANDGGITAGAFLAQNSAASLNRVLKSQSTGGQEPGVHVHADGTTHAAH
- a CDS encoding efflux RND transporter permease subunit gives rise to the protein MLDAIIKFSLRYRMLVVVVSLFVLVYGSYLATQMSIDVFPDLDRPRVVIITEAPGLATEEVETLVTQPIEIALMGANGVQAVRSQSTAGLNVIYIEFDWSTEIRAARQTVQERLSTLEGILPDGIRPQMTPPSSIMGQIIVAGIYRQRGPGGGRLVQVGNTEMMAEMVRAGKKNMQFAIWNPGDRHDFASWKKVSTQEIQWEQDPSTDARLQKSTVGTAAIRIDGKTYDAYFYSDAKQQLELRTVADWIIRPRLLKVTGVAEVFMLGGDRKQYQILIDPTALLEYDVTVQDVEQALRSSNINTSGGFAVTGETERPIRILGRLGPESRVVIEDLKKVPVGNHPKRAVLLEQVARVIEGPQIKRGDGSVDGHPGIVFTTVKQPHVDTRELSDAIAAAFDEVEASLPADIVVNSELFRLRNFIDRGIFNVAEALAIGAVLVIIVLFLFLLNFRTTFITLTAIPLSLVLTTLTFRVIGWLSGSELSINVMTLGGIAVAMGELVDDAIVDVENIFRRLKQNNRLPLEKQKSPLLITFEASKEIRTSIVFGTAVVILSFMPLFALSGVEGRLFSPLGFAYIVSILSSFVVSMTVTPVLSYYLLPNSRATHHEGDGFLLHGLKAIVTHMIRLSMAMPRTLFVLTWLAVALAAWQMSMLGRNFLPPFDEGSIQVNVTLPPGSSLDASNEVSGAIDLVFQSMQKNADNPTGEILHFVRRTGRAEMDEHASPVNFGEYILSMNPESPTEREQILATLREKISDEAPGVDIEVEQPLAHLISHMISGVYAQIAIKIHGDDLDTLQRVAEQVKATIQDVPGITPPIVEPIQETPELHIALRADDLALHGVTRQYVADVLQTALQGEVVSQVLEGQRRFDLLVRLEEEYRTDYANLDRLRIDLPDREGQPDRGQIELREVADVGVGTGPNSINRENARRRIVIRCNTEGRDLAGAVNDIKNRIGNQVEMPVGYFIEYGGQFESQQRATRMIVVLAGVSVIGMFVVLLILFPSIRIVLQILNALPTAFIGGVMALVITQQSLTVASLVGFISLGGIAVRNGILLVTHYFHLMKEEGEDFTEEMVLRGSLERLAPVLMTALTAGIGLIPLVLGGQEPGREILYPVATVILGGLATSTFCEFLIHPGFFWKFSGKDAARLATLETEDDEFGMK